One genomic region from Roseinatronobacter sp. S2 encodes:
- a CDS encoding Gfo/Idh/MocA family protein, with amino-acid sequence MINIGWIGCGRHARQMLLPQMGRNGIRIAALCDRDGDALAQAAAEYGVTALHSDFHDLIATPGLDAIGMAVGPDLHHAAALAALARGLPVFMEKPPAADSAGAREIARAAQSAGKPVIVGFMKRYSTGNRIAKNVLVDGGFGRVLGITGAYMTAPTYFAGEPDYTGFFLHHCVHYMDLIPWFAGEDFGDMQVRSISPQPGKLLLHLNFTTAGGVIGNVVMGTVQSRGTPMEEIRIMGDHARLHVDNIINVALYRDPPFKADDPGATLDPACDTLSWTPNFTAAANEDHKGYGALLADVGAAFRGEMRDIPDIADGARAMERLESMIARINA; translated from the coding sequence ATGATCAACATCGGATGGATTGGCTGCGGCCGTCACGCGCGGCAGATGCTGTTGCCGCAGATGGGCCGCAATGGCATCCGCATCGCCGCCCTGTGTGACCGTGACGGTGACGCGCTGGCGCAAGCCGCCGCTGAATACGGTGTCACCGCGCTGCATTCGGATTTTCACGATCTGATCGCCACACCGGGGCTGGATGCTATCGGCATGGCCGTGGGGCCGGACCTTCATCATGCGGCGGCCCTTGCCGCACTGGCGCGGGGCCTGCCGGTATTCATGGAAAAACCCCCCGCCGCCGATTCCGCAGGCGCGCGCGAGATTGCACGCGCTGCGCAATCGGCGGGCAAGCCCGTGATCGTGGGGTTCATGAAGCGCTATTCCACCGGCAACCGCATTGCCAAGAACGTGCTGGTGGATGGCGGCTTTGGCCGCGTTCTGGGGATTACCGGTGCCTATATGACCGCGCCGACCTATTTCGCGGGTGAACCGGATTACACCGGGTTTTTCCTGCATCATTGTGTCCACTACATGGACCTGATCCCGTGGTTTGCAGGTGAAGATTTTGGTGACATGCAGGTGCGCAGCATATCCCCCCAACCCGGAAAACTGCTGTTGCACCTGAATTTCACCACTGCGGGCGGGGTGATCGGTAATGTGGTGATGGGGACTGTGCAATCGCGCGGCACCCCGATGGAGGAGATCCGCATCATGGGCGACCATGCCCGCCTGCATGTGGATAACATCATCAATGTTGCGCTGTATCGTGACCCGCCGTTCAAGGCAGATGATCCCGGTGCCACGCTGGACCCGGCCTGTGATACGCTAAGCTGGACGCCGAATTTTACTGCGGCCGCGAACGAGGATCACAAGGGCTATGGTGCCCTTCTGGCCGATGTGGGCGCGGCTTTCCGGGGCGAGATGCGGGACATCCCCGACATTGCCGATGGTGCGCGCGCCATGGAGCGGCTGGAGAGCATGATTGCAAGGATAAACGCCTGA